TTAGTGCTGATGCCTATCGTCCTTTATAAGCTCTACCCACCGACAATTACCTCTTGTGAGGAAGCCATTCGCACAGCAAAATTACGTCTTAAAGAAATGGGCCCTTTGAAAAAAGGAGAAAAGATCATCTTGATGATTTTTACTTTGCTTGTTGTTCTATGGACATTCGGAGACCTACTAAGAATATCAGCGACTACAGCAGCATTAATTGGCCTATCACTGCTCATCCTGACAAATATTTTAGATTGGCATAAAGATGTCATGGCCAATACCACTGCCTGGGAAACATTTATTTGGTTCGGGGCTCTGATTATGATGGCATCGTTCCTCAATCAATTGGGTTTCATTCCCCTCATTGGAGATAGCGTAGCCGCAGGAGTTGCAGGACTATCTTGGAAAATTGGCTTCCCTATTCTATTCTTGATGTACTTTTACTCACATTACCTATTTGCAAGTAACACAGCGCACATCGGCGCCATGTTTCCTGTATTTCTCGCTGTTTCCATCGCTTTAGGGACCAACCCCATTTTCGCCTGTTTAGTACTCGCTTTTTCCAGTAACCTGTTTGGAGGACTCACTCACTATGGTTCGGGACCGGCACCCCTATACTTTGGATCACAACTCGTTTCTATTAAGGATTGGTGGCAATCTGGTTTTATTCTCAGTATTGTCAATATTGCCATTTGGGTAGGTATCGGCAGCCTGTGGTGGAAAATTCTTGGTCTTATCTAAGAAATATTCCTCAAACAGCGAGAAAGAAAACCTTCTAACCAGAAGGTTTTCTTTTATTCGATAAAGAAAAACACAGCGAATTTACGAAAATACTGTATCCATTAACTGTTATGCAATCGAACTCCAATGATCTCAATGACGTAGTTATCCCAGGCACCCCGCCACTCCCCAGGGAACTACAAAAATTCCCCTCTTTGATTCCAACAAATGATTTACGATTTTCCCCTAAGTTTGATGCCGACGTTGCGAAGCTTTTCCCTAATACCTATGACAGTCCTTACCTAAAATTTACTTCAGGAACTCCTGACCAACCTGTTCGCCCACTAAAAGTCGGTGTGATGCTATCGGGAGGTCCCGCTCCCGGAGGTCATAACGTTATTTGGGGATTACTTCACAGCTTAAAGAAAATTCATCCCGACAGTTCGCTCATCGGTTTTCTTAATAACGGCCAGGGGATTCTAAATAATCATACAATAGAAATTACCGAAGAATTCATGGAGTGTTTCAAAAATTCCGGAGGATTCAACTGCATAGGCACAGGAAGAACAAATATCATCACGGAAGAAAATAAAGCTGTATGTTTAAAAACAGTACAGGCTTTAGACCTGGATGGTTTGGTCATTATTGGCGGTGATGGTTCGAATACAGCAACTGCTATCCTAGCAGAATACTTTTCTCAGCATCATCCTAAAACGTGCGTTGTAGGCGTCCCTAAAACTATTGATGGTGATCTTCAACACCTATTTTTAGACCTCACCTTTGGATTTGATTCAGCAACAAAATTCTATTCCTCGATTATTAGCAACATTTCTAGAGATACGCTATCTTGCAAAGCGCATTACCACGTGATCAAGCTGATGGGCCGCTCTGCATCGCACATTGCTTTAGAATGCACTCTACAAACACATCCAAATATCACTCTTATAGGAGAAGAAATCGCAGAAAAGAATGTTCCTCTAAATACGATCATCCATAAAGTCTGTTCCATCATTGCTGATAGAGCCGCTATGGGGAAATACTACGGCATCATTCTTATTCCTGAAGGCATTATCGAATTCATCCCCGAGATTAACAACCTGGTGAAAGAAATCGAAAGAATCCCTGAGCATGCTGATAAATTTTCTTCTCTATCCCGAGAATCTCAAAAATTACTAAAAAGCTTCCCGGAAACTATCGCTAAACAACTCCTGAATGATCGTGATGCTCACGGGAACGTCTATGTATCTAAAATCAGCGTGGACAAATTGCTTATCCACCTCGTAGATAACCACCTGAAGAAACATTTTAAAAATGTTCCGTTTAATGCGATTTCTCATTTTTTAGGTTATGAGGGAAGGTCCTGCTTACCAACAAAATTCGATAATACCTACAGCTACGCCTTAGGCTATGGCGCAGGAGTTCTTACTTATAATCGCTGCAACGGCTACCTCACTGTCATCGAATCACTTATCAATATTGTAGATAAATGGCGGCTACGCGCTATGCCTATTGTAAAAATGTTCACAACAAAGAAAAAGTCGGATGGAACTATAAAACCTCTGATAAAAAAGAGTTTAATTGATATTAGCAGTCCTGCTTTTGTGAAGTTTAAACTCTATAGAAAGATATGGGCTCTAGAAGATTCTTATCGTGTTTTAGGACCATTACAGATTGACACCCCACCAAACTCTCATTCCGATCATTTTCCTCCTCTTACTCTCCTCCTCAATCATAATGAATGGCAAAAAAGGTGTTCTATATGTATGGAAATCCCTGACTGTGATTATTAATTTCCACTCGCGATATCACACGATGATGCCATAAGAAAGTGGAGTTTATTATCGACGAATTCTTTTTAAAAAATTAAATTTACGCATAAATACCGTCTTCAACCTAGGGAAAGTACAACGGAATGAGCACTACATGCCATAAACACGAACATCGTCATGTGATTACATTTAACATCCTCAATAACATTACCACTTTTGGTGTTCTCCATATACCTGCACAGGTGTCTCCTCCCTATCCTTTGGTCATTACCCTGCATGGATTAGCCTCAAGTAAAATAGGTTCTAAACGCCTGCACGTACGCCTTGCCGAAAAATTGTCAAAATGTAGCATTGCAGTTTTACGTGTGGATTTTCCGGGACATGGAGATGCAGAAGGCGATCCCTATGACTTCTCGTTCAGCGACTATGTCTTAAGTGCCAATGAAATTATTTCTCACGGCTATGGCTTAAACCATATCGATACAAAAAATATCGCGGTTTTTGGTTCTTCATTGGGAGCGACTTTATCTTTGTTAAATATGTCTACCCTACACTATGTAAAAAGCCTTGCAGTATGGGCACCGACCATTCAAGGGGCTGTATGGCTACAAGAAGCTGTTCATCTTCCCAATAACCTAATTACACATTCACCATCCTCAGAAGATATTTTTTATGGAGGTATGCGCATCAACAAAACGTTCTGTTCCCAATTCATTGACATGGATGTAACTAAGGAAATCCCGAGATTTTCTGATTCTCTATCTATACTCTACATGCAAGGAGAAGATGATAACGTCGTATCGTTACATCACCAAAAAATCTTCTCTGAGGCTATCAGTCACAAACCCAATCCTTATGAGATACGCGTCTATCCCCATACGGGCCACCATATTCCTCAGTCTTGCTCTATGTTATCGGAACTTGTACAATGGCTAAAACATCAACTTATTCCCTAGGAACTACCTGTGGAGCTTCTCTCTGTAAATAAAAGTTACTTTGAATTGCAACGTTTGCACTACCGTCCGGAAACCTTAAGATTTTTACAGGGTATCACATCTCTGCACATTGTAGACTCTGTCTCTACAGCCTCTCCTCAGGTTCCTAAAGATCTTCAAGAACATATTCCTTATTTGTGCAATATCCCTGAAGTCACTATTGAAAAGGGAAAAGCAAAGCCTTCCCAACCTTTGAAGATTGGGGTATTACTTTCTGGGGGTCAGGCTCCCGGAGGCCACAACGTTGTTATAGGGCTATTCGAAGGACTGCGCGCCTTTAACCCTAAAACAAAACTTTTTGGGTTTATCCAAGGCCCTTTAGGATTAACACGTGGTTTATATAAAGATCTCGATATCTCTGTGATCTACGACTATTACAATGTCGGGGGTTTTGACATGCTCTCTTCAAGTAAAGAGAAAATCAAAACCAAGGAACAAAAAAGCACCATTCTTACTACTGTAAAAAAGCTCAAACTTGATGGTCTACTGATTATAGGAGGGAATGATTCTAATACCGATACAGCCATGCTCGCGGAGTATTTCCTCAAGAATAATTGCCATATCCCCATCATTGGGGTGCCAAAAACTATTGATGGAGATCTAAAAAACTTCTGGATTGAGACCCCCTTAGGGTTTCATACTTCCTGTCGCATTTACTCAGAAATGATCGGAAATTTAGAAAAAGACGCTCTATCCATAAAAAAGTACCATCATTTTGTCCGTCTTATGGGACAAAAAGCTTCTTACACAACTTTAGAATGTGGTCTACAGACTTTACCTAATATCACCCTCATTAGCGAACATCTCGCTATGAGAAAGATTTCCCTACAAAAGCTTAGTGAACATCTCGCTATGGGCTTAGTGAATCGCTACAGATCTGGGAAAAATTATAGTACGATACTGATTCCTGAAGGGTTGCTTGAGCATATATTCGATACAAAGAAACTCATCAATGAACTCAATGTTTTGCTTTTAGACAATACCCTCAACTTTGATAATGTAAATAAACAACTTTCTCCAGAGTCTTTAAAGACATTTTCTGCTCTACCTACAGAAATTGCTCAGCAACTACTGATCGCTAGGGATTCTTATGGGAATGTACGGGTCTCTAAAATTGCTACAGAGGAACTCTTAGCTGCTCTAATAAAAAAAGAAATCCAAAAAATAGAACCAAAAATGGAATTCCAATCTGTGAATCACTTTTTTGGCTATGAGTCGCGTGCAGGATTCCCTTCAAATTTCGATGCCAATTACGGACTCGCCTTAGGCATTGTTTCTGCTCTTTTCCTTGTCAGACAACGGACAGGTTATATGGTAACTATCAACAACCTGGCTCTCCCTTATAGCGAATGGAGTGGTGGGGCTACGCCTTTATATAAAATGATGCAATTGGAACAACGCTTAGGTGAAGAAATCCCTGTAATTAAAACAGATTCTGTAAATCCAAATGCTCCGGAAGTTCAATACCTTTTAAATCAAAGTGATACTTGCTTGATGAAAGATATGTATTCTTTTCCGGGGCCATTACAATATTTTGGTGAAGAACGACTCATAGATCAACGACCACTAACATTGTTATGGGGAAATAAAACATAGAGAAAAATAAGCACCTTTGCCAAGGCAACTATCTGGCCACTTCAGAAACCACTCTCTAAAAAGATGCTTATAGAAGAAAATTAGCGGTAGTCGGACTTGAACCAACGACTCGCAGATTATGATTCTGCTGCTCTAACCATCTGAGCTATACCGCCACACTAGATGGTAAAATTAATAGCGGGAGAAGGATTCGAACCTCCGACCTTTGGGTTATGAGCCCAACGAGATGACCACTACTCTATCCCGCGATAGATAAAAGACTTTAGCAAAGCTCTATATTTTTGCACAAGGGATATATCGTTTAAAAGATTCCCAGGTGCGATCAAAAGCGACTTTCTCCTCATGTAAAAACATCTCACCTTTCTGAATATAAGCTGCTCTCTCTTCAGGATGATCTAATAAAAATGTAATCACTTCGACGATATTTGCCTTGTCTAAACAACACCCTGCACCCATGGACAACAGACGCTCTGCTAAATCTGACTGGGATTGGATGTGTGGGCCAAAAATTAACGGCACACCACATTGTAACGGCTCTAATAAATTATGCCCGCCTATCCTATCATCAAATGTACCCCCTACAAAAGCAAGATCAGCAGCAGAATACAATTGTTTTAACCAACCAATAGCATCGACAATAATGGCGTCATGCTGAGCAAATGTCGCTTCTTGACTCCACAAACCATAAGAAATATTTTCTTTAATCAAGAGGCCTTCTAATTCTTTGGATCTCTCAATATGTCGAGGTACCCAAAGAACTTTTAAATTTCTACGTAATGCACGGACTGCAGGAAGCCAAACCTCAACATCTTTAGGATGTACAGAACCTAAAACAAGCAATTCTGTATCTTGAGTTAATTGTAATTTTTCTCTCCAATAATCTCGCTGGCTATTTTCAGATATGGTTTCTGTATACGTCTTGATATTTCCAGTAACTTCTATTTTCTCTTTATCAACACCCAGCTGCAAAAAACGTGCTTTATGCTGCTCATCTTGTAGTAAAAAGCCGTCTATAGGGGAAAAATAGTTTCTACCAAAACGTTTTAAAATGGTGAACCGTTTACAAGAATTAGCTGAAAGCTTCCCATTAATAATAATGGCAGTAGCACCGAGCCTTTTGGCCTCTTCAATAAAATTCAGCCAACAGTCTCCCTCAGAAAAAACTACTAAAGATGGTGCGATAGCTCGAACAACAGGTTTAATGATTATGCTTAAATCTAAAGGTAAAATAAAAGTTGTTACTCCGAGAGGTCCAAACAACCTGTGAGCATTCTCATGTCCTGATTCGGTACAAGAAGTCACAACACAACGCCATTCCGGATAATCTTTCATGAACTGTTTTAATAAGGGAAGAAGGAGAGCTGTCTCACCTACAGAAGCTCCATGAAACCAAGCTACGGGTCCCGTTCCTGGCACTTCTGGTTTCTTAAAACCAAAACGAATACCTAATGACTTGGTATACTTCCCATGAACGAATCTCTTATAAAGAATTCTAGGAAGCCCCACCATAAATGCGAAGATTAAAAAACAATCGTAGAGGAAAGTATGCAGCTTAGTACGTCGACCTTTGATCATAGAACGAAATTCACCAATCTATTAGGAACAAAAACTTCTTTTTTAATTTCTTTATCTTCTAGATATTTAGCGACGGACTCTCTTGCTGCGGACAAGATGTCTTCTTGTGAAGTGTTCTTATCCATATCTAAACGCGCTCTTAACTTTCCATTGACCTGTATTACAAATGTTACGGAAGTATCTTCTAAATATTTCGGGTCTACTTCTGGCCACCCTGCATTGTCGATACCGGGAGCGTAGCCCAAAACTGTCCACAATTCCTCACTGATATGAGGAGCTATAGGAGCTAAAGCACGCACAACCATAGACAAAGCAGATTTAGAATAAGTATCAAGCTTTGCGAATTCATTGATGAATTCCATAAAAGAAGATGGTATCGTATTTAAAGACATTTTTTCTATATCTTCCCCAACCTTATGTACGAGTCTGTGCGCAAGAGCCATTCCCTTAGGATCATCAATATCTTGAACAGCAGATGAAGTAGCTAACTCATAAAAACGATTTAAAAAGCGCCTACAGCCTGAAACACCCTGATTACACCACAGCTTGTTTTTATCTAACGGTCCTGAAAACATCGCATACATACGCAACGCATCAGCTCCGAACTCATCTATTAGGATTTGAGGATCCACTCCATTTAACTTAGACTTCGACATCTTTTC
Above is a genomic segment from Chlamydia abortus containing:
- a CDS encoding diphosphate--fructose-6-phosphate 1-phosphotransferase, whose amino-acid sequence is MELLSVNKSYFELQRLHYRPETLRFLQGITSLHIVDSVSTASPQVPKDLQEHIPYLCNIPEVTIEKGKAKPSQPLKIGVLLSGGQAPGGHNVVIGLFEGLRAFNPKTKLFGFIQGPLGLTRGLYKDLDISVIYDYYNVGGFDMLSSSKEKIKTKEQKSTILTTVKKLKLDGLLIIGGNDSNTDTAMLAEYFLKNNCHIPIIGVPKTIDGDLKNFWIETPLGFHTSCRIYSEMIGNLEKDALSIKKYHHFVRLMGQKASYTTLECGLQTLPNITLISEHLAMRKISLQKLSEHLAMGLVNRYRSGKNYSTILIPEGLLEHIFDTKKLINELNVLLLDNTLNFDNVNKQLSPESLKTFSALPTEIAQQLLIARDSYGNVRVSKIATEELLAALIKKEIQKIEPKMEFQSVNHFFGYESRAGFPSNFDANYGLALGIVSALFLVRQRTGYMVTINNLALPYSEWSGGATPLYKMMQLEQRLGEEIPVIKTDSVNPNAPEVQYLLNQSDTCLMKDMYSFPGPLQYFGEERLIDQRPLTLLWGNKT
- a CDS encoding diphosphate--fructose-6-phosphate 1-phosphotransferase, which encodes MQSNSNDLNDVVIPGTPPLPRELQKFPSLIPTNDLRFSPKFDADVAKLFPNTYDSPYLKFTSGTPDQPVRPLKVGVMLSGGPAPGGHNVIWGLLHSLKKIHPDSSLIGFLNNGQGILNNHTIEITEEFMECFKNSGGFNCIGTGRTNIITEENKAVCLKTVQALDLDGLVIIGGDGSNTATAILAEYFSQHHPKTCVVGVPKTIDGDLQHLFLDLTFGFDSATKFYSSIISNISRDTLSCKAHYHVIKLMGRSASHIALECTLQTHPNITLIGEEIAEKNVPLNTIIHKVCSIIADRAAMGKYYGIILIPEGIIEFIPEINNLVKEIERIPEHADKFSSLSRESQKLLKSFPETIAKQLLNDRDAHGNVYVSKISVDKLLIHLVDNHLKKHFKNVPFNAISHFLGYEGRSCLPTKFDNTYSYALGYGAGVLTYNRCNGYLTVIESLINIVDKWRLRAMPIVKMFTTKKKSDGTIKPLIKKSLIDISSPAFVKFKLYRKIWALEDSYRVLGPLQIDTPPNSHSDHFPPLTLLLNHNEWQKRCSICMEIPDCDY
- a CDS encoding alpha/beta hydrolase, which encodes MSTTCHKHEHRHVITFNILNNITTFGVLHIPAQVSPPYPLVITLHGLASSKIGSKRLHVRLAEKLSKCSIAVLRVDFPGHGDAEGDPYDFSFSDYVLSANEIISHGYGLNHIDTKNIAVFGSSLGATLSLLNMSTLHYVKSLAVWAPTIQGAVWLQEAVHLPNNLITHSPSSEDIFYGGMRINKTFCSQFIDMDVTKEIPRFSDSLSILYMQGEDDNVVSLHHQKIFSEAISHKPNPYEIRVYPHTGHHIPQSCSMLSELVQWLKHQLIP
- the waaA gene encoding lipid IV(A) 3-deoxy-D-manno-octulosonic acid transferase, yielding MIKGRRTKLHTFLYDCFLIFAFMVGLPRILYKRFVHGKYTKSLGIRFGFKKPEVPGTGPVAWFHGASVGETALLLPLLKQFMKDYPEWRCVVTSCTESGHENAHRLFGPLGVTTFILPLDLSIIIKPVVRAIAPSLVVFSEGDCWLNFIEEAKRLGATAIIINGKLSANSCKRFTILKRFGRNYFSPIDGFLLQDEQHKARFLQLGVDKEKIEVTGNIKTYTETISENSQRDYWREKLQLTQDTELLVLGSVHPKDVEVWLPAVRALRRNLKVLWVPRHIERSKELEGLLIKENISYGLWSQEATFAQHDAIIVDAIGWLKQLYSAADLAFVGGTFDDRIGGHNLLEPLQCGVPLIFGPHIQSQSDLAERLLSMGAGCCLDKANIVEVITFLLDHPEERAAYIQKGEMFLHEEKVAFDRTWESFKRYIPCAKI
- a CDS encoding anion permease — encoded protein: MKKQKRFLSLLFLTFVLLGIWFCPHPEAINPNAWHLFAVFTTTILGIILQPVPMGAIVIIGISTLLLTQTLTLEQGLSGFHDPIAWLVFLSFSIAKGIIKTGLGERVAYFFVSILGKNPLGLSYGLVITDFLLAPAIPSVTARSGGILYPVVMGLSESFGSSAEKGTESLIGSFLIKVAYQSSVITSAMFLTAMAGNPLLAALASNAGIALTWATWAKAAVFPGLLSLVLMPIVLYKLYPPTITSCEEAIRTAKLRLKEMGPLKKGEKIILMIFTLLVVLWTFGDLLRISATTAALIGLSLLILTNILDWHKDVMANTTAWETFIWFGALIMMASFLNQLGFIPLIGDSVAAGVAGLSWKIGFPILFLMYFYSHYLFASNTAHIGAMFPVFLAVSIALGTNPIFACLVLAFSSNLFGGLTHYGSGPAPLYFGSQLVSIKDWWQSGFILSIVNIAIWVGIGSLWWKILGLI